In one window of Bacteroidota bacterium DNA:
- a CDS encoding T9SS type A sorting domain-containing protein, whose amino-acid sequence MRITGGAQGVTLTNTHVNSGGRLHVSCVASCGVNPDDYLFEQLSYAKINSDNNTNGGLPSFVMSDEFKQVAPPSVFIFPNPSNGIFVVESSKVNIQNIQIINALGQIVYKTTIGSGQLSAGNKQPTTNGQLTIDLSSHPKGIYFIKVQSGENVYTQKIILQ is encoded by the coding sequence GTGCGCATTACAGGAGGTGCGCAGGGAGTAACGCTTACAAATACGCATGTGAATAGTGGCGGGCGCTTGCATGTAAGCTGCGTTGCCAGTTGTGGCGTTAATCCTGATGATTATCTTTTTGAACAACTTTCCTACGCAAAAATAAATAGTGATAACAATACTAATGGTGGTCTTCCTTCATTCGTTATGTCAGATGAGTTTAAACAAGTTGCTCCTCCTTCTGTTTTTATTTTTCCTAATCCTAGTAATGGAATATTTGTCGTTGAAAGTTCTAAAGTAAATATTCAAAATATTCAGATAATAAATGCCCTCGGTCAGATAGTATACAAAACAACAATTGGCAGTGGGCAATTGTCAGCAGGCAATAAACAGCCAACAACAAACGGGCAACTAACCATTGATTTGAGTTCCCATCCCAAAGGCATCTACTTTATAAAAGTGCAAAGCGGAGAAAATGTGTACACCCAAAAAATAATCCTCCAATAA
- a CDS encoding M1 family metallopeptidase, which yields MKKFCIIISAILVAASCTTSRKSHESAQKFPAKTGDTLAKHEPGEFHPTSTRSIDILHTKLEVNFDWEKQYMNGKATITFKPYFYPAKEITLDAKGFEVKEVSLLTNPTKTLPFTYNKTQLTISLDKEYSRNDTLKVFIDYVAKPNEREIHAGNAITSDKGLYFINPQGKEKNKPTELWTQGEPESNSCWFPTVDKPNERMTQEIYITIDSAHKNFVTLSNGLLISSKKNPDGSRTDYWKQSLPSAPYLSMMTVGDFAIVKDKWRNIDVNYYVEHEFEPYAKLLFGKTPEMLEFFSNKFGTPYPWEKFSQVVVRDYVSGAMENTSAVLHGEFLNQTDRENLDNSYEDVISHELFHHWFGDYVTCESWANITLNEGFATYGEYLWQEYKYGRDAADQHGRESMSGYLSNAEKSPKHLIRYYYDVPDDVFDSHSYNKGGAVLHMLRKYLGDDAFFSALKLYLDKNKFSSVEADNLRLAFEQITGEDLHWFFDQWFFAEGHPKLLIQHNYNDTLQKYFVRIQQLQDLNISPVFRIPVDIDIYADGKKERKRVWVNNQTEDFSFPLSRKPDFVNVDAEKSLLCVKEEKLSVAERVFEYKNCPLYQDRLEAMKECANFASMPDAADVIVSALSDKNSDLRERAINFLEKLPSEYKNKVKEKLIALARNDEKSSVRALATEQLANNYQDDDLTQVYRNGINDKSYSVAGASLSALSKKDEKEAMEIAKKFESEKSMDMLLAVAQIYSLHGSDANQSFFVSLSEKMSGWENVSFAMTYTDFLKLCSDDTINAGIKILEKIARTEDNRWVRYFGQKGIKDLAQMYSDREQKITEQIAKLKQSNPLPDGLKTLEQQLAQAQNQKQKLTTLYNSVMTPN from the coding sequence ATGAAAAAGTTTTGTATAATAATCTCTGCTATACTCGTAGCTGCAAGTTGCACGACTTCTCGCAAATCACATGAGTCTGCACAGAAATTTCCTGCCAAAACAGGTGATACACTTGCTAAACATGAGCCGGGAGAATTTCATCCAACTTCCACAAGAAGCATTGACATCCTTCACACCAAACTTGAGGTGAATTTTGATTGGGAAAAACAATACATGAACGGCAAAGCAACCATTACATTTAAGCCGTACTTCTATCCTGCAAAAGAAATCACGCTTGATGCAAAAGGGTTTGAAGTGAAAGAAGTTTCTCTTCTTACTAATCCAACGAAAACTCTTCCGTTCACGTATAACAAAACCCAACTCACCATTTCGCTTGATAAGGAATATTCCCGTAATGATACACTGAAGGTTTTTATTGACTATGTGGCAAAACCCAACGAGCGCGAAATCCATGCAGGAAATGCCATCACTTCCGATAAAGGACTTTACTTTATTAATCCGCAGGGCAAAGAAAAAAATAAGCCCACAGAACTTTGGACACAAGGCGAGCCCGAATCCAACTCCTGCTGGTTTCCAACTGTTGATAAACCGAATGAAAGAATGACGCAGGAAATTTATATCACCATTGATTCCGCTCACAAAAATTTTGTCACACTCTCAAACGGTCTTTTAATTTCATCAAAGAAAAATCCGGATGGCTCCCGAACGGATTACTGGAAACAGTCACTTCCTTCCGCCCCATACCTTTCAATGATGACCGTGGGAGATTTTGCTATTGTAAAAGACAAATGGAGAAACATTGATGTAAATTATTATGTGGAACACGAATTCGAACCCTACGCAAAACTCCTTTTCGGAAAAACTCCCGAGATGCTTGAGTTTTTTTCCAACAAGTTCGGCACTCCTTATCCCTGGGAAAAATTTTCACAAGTGGTAGTGCGCGATTATGTTTCAGGAGCTATGGAAAACACTTCTGCGGTTCTTCATGGAGAATTTTTAAATCAAACAGACAGGGAGAACCTCGACAACAGCTATGAAGATGTTATCTCTCACGAACTTTTTCACCACTGGTTTGGCGATTATGTTACCTGCGAATCATGGGCAAACATCACGCTCAATGAGGGCTTTGCTACTTACGGAGAATATCTCTGGCAGGAATATAAGTATGGTCGCGATGCGGCTGACCAGCACGGACGCGAGTCCATGTCGGGCTATCTTTCCAATGCCGAAAAATCTCCCAAGCATTTAATACGGTATTATTATGATGTGCCCGATGATGTTTTTGATTCACATTCTTATAACAAAGGAGGCGCTGTTCTTCATATGCTTAGAAAATATTTGGGTGATGATGCGTTCTTCTCTGCACTTAAATTGTATCTCGATAAAAACAAATTCTCATCGGTGGAAGCTGATAACCTCCGCCTTGCGTTCGAGCAGATAACAGGAGAAGATTTACATTGGTTCTTTGATCAATGGTTTTTTGCGGAAGGTCATCCAAAACTTCTTATACAACATAATTACAATGACACGCTGCAGAAATATTTTGTACGCATTCAGCAGCTTCAGGATTTGAACATATCTCCTGTCTTCAGAATTCCGGTTGACATTGATATTTATGCTGATGGAAAAAAAGAGCGCAAGCGTGTATGGGTAAATAACCAGACCGAAGATTTTTCATTCCCGCTATCCCGCAAACCTGATTTTGTTAATGTGGATGCGGAAAAAAGCCTGCTCTGCGTGAAAGAAGAAAAATTATCAGTAGCCGAGCGTGTATTCGAATATAAAAACTGCCCGCTCTATCAGGATAGACTGGAAGCCATGAAAGAATGTGCCAACTTTGCAAGCATGCCTGATGCGGCTGATGTAATTGTTTCAGCTTTGAGCGATAAAAATTCCGACCTGCGGGAAAGAGCCATCAACTTTCTGGAAAAACTTCCTTCTGAATATAAAAACAAAGTGAAAGAAAAACTTATTGCCCTTGCCAGGAACGATGAGAAATCTTCTGTGCGCGCTCTTGCCACCGAACAGCTTGCAAACAATTACCAGGATGATGACCTCACCCAAGTTTATCGAAATGGAATAAATGATAAATCGTATTCGGTGGCAGGAGCATCACTTTCCGCTCTGTCAAAAAAGGATGAAAAAGAGGCGATGGAAATCGCCAAAAAATTTGAATCAGAAAAAAGTATGGACATGCTGCTGGCGGTTGCGCAGATTTATTCTCTTCACGGCAGTGATGCAAATCAATCATTTTTTGTGAGCCTTTCTGAAAAAATGAGTGGATGGGAAAATGTTTCTTTTGCCATGACCTACACGGATTTTCTCAAGCTTTGCAGCGATGATACCATTAATGCCGGAATAAAAATTCTTGAAAAGATTGCCCGCACGGAAGACAACCGCTGGGTACGCTATTTCGGGCAGAAAGGAATAAAAGACCTTGCCCAAATGTATTCTGATCGCGAGCAGAAAATTACAGAGCAAATTGCCAAACTGAAACAAAGCAATCCGCTACCTGACGGACTGAAAACCCTTGAACAGCAATTGGCTCAGGCACAGAACCAGAAGCAGAAACTAACTACTTTATATAATTCGGTTATGACGCCCAATTAA
- a CDS encoding anhydro-N-acetylmuramic acid kinase: MIKYKVIGIMSGTSLDGLDIAYCKFYKNKSWGYKIIQARTKNYNIKWKKKLNKAFKIKKKNLETLNIEYGNYIGKEILKFIKQKKLSPDLISSHGHTIFHQPEKGITLQIGDGKTISSLCKLPVICDFRSGDIELGGQGAPLVPLADKLLFYDYDYCLNLGGFANISYDNSKNKRIAFDICPANIVLNNLATKLGKDFDKAGKIASQGKVNRKLLEKLNELSFYKCKPPKSLGREWVEKYFFPFLNSFNISIQDKLRTVCEHIAFQITLVVNPEPRTPNSGLLITGGGAYNKFLIERISAQVKCKVVLPDDKTIQFKEAMAFAFLGVLRMRNEINILKSVTGAKRNSSGGKIYSHN; this comes from the coding sequence ATGATAAAGTATAAGGTGATAGGAATTATGTCAGGCACCTCATTGGACGGACTTGATATTGCATATTGCAAATTTTATAAAAATAAAAGTTGGGGATACAAAATCATTCAGGCCCGAACAAAAAACTATAATATAAAATGGAAAAAGAAACTGAATAAGGCATTTAAGATAAAGAAGAAAAACCTTGAAACTCTGAACATCGAATATGGAAATTATATAGGAAAAGAAATTTTAAAATTTATTAAACAAAAAAAACTTTCTCCGGATTTGATTTCTTCACACGGACACACTATTTTTCACCAGCCCGAGAAAGGAATCACACTTCAGATTGGAGATGGAAAAACTATTTCTTCTTTGTGCAAACTTCCTGTCATATGTGATTTCCGCTCTGGCGATATTGAACTGGGAGGACAGGGCGCTCCGCTTGTTCCGCTGGCGGATAAGCTTCTTTTTTATGATTACGATTATTGCCTTAACCTGGGCGGTTTTGCGAATATCTCCTATGATAATTCAAAAAATAAAAGAATAGCATTTGACATTTGTCCTGCCAACATTGTGCTGAATAATTTAGCAACAAAACTCGGAAAAGATTTTGATAAAGCAGGAAAAATCGCATCTCAAGGGAAGGTAAATCGGAAGCTTCTTGAAAAACTTAATGAACTTTCATTCTATAAATGCAAGCCACCAAAATCACTGGGAAGAGAATGGGTGGAGAAATACTTTTTTCCGTTTTTAAATTCATTTAACATTTCTATTCAGGATAAACTCAGGACTGTTTGTGAGCATATTGCTTTTCAAATCACTTTAGTTGTTAACCCCGAACCCCGAACCCCGAACTCCGGACTTTTAATTACAGGCGGTGGGGCTTACAACAAATTCCTAATAGAGAGAATTTCTGCTCAGGTAAAATGTAAAGTTGTTCTTCCTGATGACAAAACCATTCAATTCAAGGAAGCCATGGCGTTTGCATTTCTTGGAGTGTTAAGAATGCGAAATGAAATAAATATTCTGAAAAGTGTTACGGGTGCAAAGCGAAACAGTTCTGGCGGGAAAATTTATTCACATAATTAA
- a CDS encoding acyl-CoA dehydrogenase, which yields MKFELSEEHLSVQKAARDFAQEVLKSGVIERDNQQKFPVEEIKQLGQLGFLGMMVDLKYGGGGMDTISYVLAMEEISKVDASCSVVMSVNNSLVCWGLEAYGTEEQKQKYLVPLAKGEIIGAFCLSEPEAGSDATSQKTTAEDKGDYYILNGIKNWITNGGSATTYLVMAQTHPEKKHKGINCFIVEKGMPGFQVGKKEDKLGIRGSDTHSLMFTNVKVPKANRIGEDGFGFTFAMKTLAGGRIGIAAQALGIASGAYELALAYSKERKAFGKEISKHQAIQFKLADMATEIEAARLLCLKAAWLKDNHLDYSTASAMAKVYASRVAMETTVEAVQVHGGYGYVKEYHVERLMRDAKITQIYEGTTEVQKIVISRAVLT from the coding sequence ATGAAATTTGAATTATCAGAAGAGCATCTCTCCGTGCAAAAAGCAGCCCGCGATTTCGCGCAGGAAGTTTTGAAATCAGGCGTGATTGAGCGCGATAACCAGCAAAAATTTCCTGTGGAAGAAATTAAACAGCTTGGGCAATTAGGATTTCTCGGGATGATGGTTGATCTGAAATATGGAGGAGGAGGCATGGATACAATTTCCTATGTGCTGGCAATGGAAGAAATATCAAAAGTGGATGCATCGTGTTCTGTGGTGATGAGCGTGAATAATTCTCTCGTGTGCTGGGGGCTGGAAGCTTACGGCACGGAAGAGCAGAAACAGAAATATCTTGTGCCACTCGCCAAAGGAGAAATCATCGGGGCTTTTTGTTTGAGCGAACCAGAAGCCGGAAGCGATGCGACTTCACAAAAAACTACTGCTGAAGATAAAGGCGACTATTATATTTTGAACGGAATAAAAAACTGGATTACTAACGGAGGAAGCGCAACAACCTATCTTGTGATGGCTCAAACGCATCCTGAAAAAAAACATAAAGGCATTAATTGCTTCATAGTGGAAAAAGGAATGCCCGGATTTCAGGTCGGAAAGAAAGAAGATAAACTCGGTATTCGCGGGAGTGATACACATTCGCTGATGTTCACCAATGTAAAAGTTCCGAAAGCAAACCGAATTGGCGAAGACGGATTTGGGTTCACCTTCGCTATGAAAACATTGGCTGGAGGAAGAATAGGAATTGCTGCGCAGGCGCTCGGCATTGCATCGGGCGCATACGAACTTGCACTCGCTTATTCAAAAGAAAGAAAAGCATTTGGAAAAGAAATTTCAAAACATCAGGCAATTCAATTCAAACTTGCCGACATGGCAACAGAGATTGAAGCGGCACGTTTGCTCTGCTTAAAAGCCGCATGGCTGAAAGATAATCACTTGGATTACAGCACTGCCAGCGCGATGGCAAAAGTTTATGCTTCGCGCGTTGCGATGGAGACCACAGTTGAAGCGGTGCAGGTGCATGGCGGTTATGGATATGTGAAAGAATATCATGTGGAGCGTTTGATGCGCGATGCAAAAATCACTCAGATTTATGAAGGGACAACCGAAGTTCAGAAGATTGTGATTTCAAGAGCGGTGTTGACTTAA